One part of the Candidatus Poribacteria bacterium genome encodes these proteins:
- a CDS encoding T9SS type A sorting domain-containing protein, which translates to MKMKRFFTVPFSVLLMATLSMSAFAQQNLPEGAIARLGKGDMRDIAYSPDGELLAMAVLADILLYDTRNGQEVARLTGHTGVVTDLSFSRDGQTLATVRRAGRTVRLWDVATGTLRHTLSRASAPISFSPDSKTLAAESGGGVRLWDVTTGEPLQKTFLPERSARDNVCFSGDGQTLLVDTWSYVRLYDVATGRLRHIFHPPYSLYAPPVCSPDGQTFITTGNGKVDVWDIATGALRNTFGPADVKSVSFSPDSQTLASGSRHGTVHLWDVATGTLRNTFGHTSDVNSVSFSRDSQTLASGSDDGTVRLWDVAAGTLLRTLQHPHFVHSVLLSPDGQTLVSTSYGWGDETVRLWDVATGTLRHTFEGYTYNVNSVSFSRDGQTLVSASDGAVHLWDVATRTRRDIFQHRSKWGQFQGKVSAFLSRDGQTLVSASRNGTVHLWDVATGIPQRTLTLESPDDSFYGYFKSFSLSPDGQILASGSSDETVRLWDVATGTLRNTFEGHVSDVNSVSFSPDGQILASGSSDETVRLWDVATGTLLRTLPIGTTVNSVSFSPDGKTLANGYNLTWKEQIHLWDVATGTFLRTLEVRRSSYSFVAVHSVSFSPDGQILASGSSDETVRLWDVATGTLRNTFEGHVSGVNSVSFSPDGQTVASASIDGQILLWRVGRWEEEPANAPTSFQVSLLPEETALLANYPNPFNPETWLPYQLAAPADVALTIYDIQGRVVRDLDLGHQRAGRYHTRSRAAYWDGKNAVGEPVASGVYFYTLKAGDFAATRKMLIQK; encoded by the coding sequence ATGAAAATGAAAAGATTTTTTACAGTTCCTTTCAGTGTGTTACTGATGGCAACACTTTCTATGTCTGCTTTTGCGCAGCAGAACTTGCCGGAGGGTGCGATTGCGCGTCTGGGTAAAGGCGACATGCGTGATATAGCGTATTCTCCAGATGGGGAGCTTCTTGCGATGGCTGTGCTTGCCGATATTTTGCTCTATGATACGCGAAACGGTCAAGAGGTCGCGCGTCTCACGGGACACACCGGTGTGGTCACTGATCTTTCCTTTAGTCGGGATGGTCAGACGTTGGCAACTGTGCGTCGGGCAGGGAGGACGGTGCGGCTGTGGGATGTTGCGACGGGCACGCTCCGACATACCCTTAGCAGAGCCAGTGCTCCTATTTCCTTTAGTCCGGATAGTAAGACCTTGGCAGCAGAATCAGGTGGCGGGGTTCGTCTGTGGGATGTTACGACGGGCGAGCCCCTACAGAAGACATTTCTTCCAGAACGTTCTGCCCGTGATAATGTTTGCTTTAGTGGGGATGGTCAGACGTTGTTAGTTGATACCTGGTCGTATGTTCGCTTATACGATGTTGCGACGGGCAGGCTCCGCCACATATTTCATCCGCCGTATTCTCTCTATGCACCGCCGGTGTGTAGTCCGGATGGTCAGACTTTCATAACTACTGGCAATGGGAAGGTGGATGTATGGGATATTGCGACGGGCGCACTCCGAAATACCTTTGGACCCGCTGATGTCAAAAGTGTCTCGTTTAGTCCGGATAGTCAGACGTTGGCAAGTGGGAGTCGGCACGGGACGGTTCATCTATGGGATGTTGCGACGGGCACGCTCCGAAATACCTTTGGACACACCTCTGATGTTAATAGTGTCTCGTTTAGTCGGGATAGTCAGACGTTGGCAAGTGGGAGCGATGACGGGACAGTGCGGCTGTGGGATGTTGCGGCGGGCACGCTCCTACGGACACTTCAACACCCCCATTTTGTCCATAGTGTTCTCTTGAGTCCGGATGGTCAGACCTTGGTAAGTACGAGTTACGGCTGGGGGGACGAGACGGTGCGTCTATGGGATGTTGCGACGGGCACGCTTCGACATACCTTTGAAGGATACACCTATAATGTCAATAGTGTTTCCTTTAGTCGGGATGGTCAGACGTTGGTAAGCGCGAGTGATGGCGCGGTTCATCTATGGGATGTTGCGACTCGCACGCGCCGAGACATATTTCAACATAGGAGCAAGTGGGGCCAGTTTCAAGGCAAAGTTAGTGCTTTCTTGAGTCGGGATGGTCAGACGTTGGTAAGCGCGAGTCGGAACGGGACGGTTCATCTATGGGATGTTGCGACGGGCATACCCCAACGGACACTTACACTTGAAAGCCCTGATGATTCCTTTTACGGCTATTTCAAAAGTTTCTCGCTTAGTCCGGATGGTCAGATTTTGGCAAGTGGGAGTTCGGACGAGACGGTGCGGCTGTGGGATGTTGCGACGGGCACGCTCCGAAATACCTTTGAAGGACACGTCTCTGATGTCAATAGTGTTTCCTTTTCTCCGGATGGTCAGATTTTGGCAAGTGGGAGTTCGGACGAAACGGTGCGGCTGTGGGATGTTGCGACGGGCACGCTCCTACGGACACTTCCAATCGGCACCACGGTCAATAGTGTCTCGTTTTCTCCCGATGGTAAGACATTGGCAAATGGGTATAATTTGACTTGGAAGGAACAGATTCATTTATGGGACGTTGCGACGGGCACGTTCCTACGGACACTTGAGGTCCGTCGTTCCAGTTATAGTTTTGTAGCCGTTCACAGTGTTTCCTTTTCTCCGGATGGTCAGATTTTGGCAAGTGGGAGTTCGGACGAGACGGTGCGGCTGTGGGATGTTGCGACGGGCACGCTCCGAAATACCTTTGAAGGACACGTCTCTGGTGTCAATAGTGTTTCCTTTTCTCCGGATGGTCAGACAGTGGCAAGTGCGAGTATTGACGGGCAAATCCTTCTCTGGAGGGTCGGACGGTGGGAAGAAGAACCCGCGAATGCCCCTACGTCTTTCCAAGTCTCTCTACTTCCAGAAGAAACAGCTCTTTTGGCGAACTACCCGAACCCGTTCAACCCAGAGACGTGGCTACCGTATCAGTTGGCGGCACCTGCCGATGTTGCCCTGACGATCTATGACATTCAGGGACGCGTGGTGCGGGATTTGGATTTAGGGCATCAACGCGCAGGAAGGTATCACACTCGGAGCCGTGCCGCGTATTGGGACGGTAAAAACGCTGTGGGTGAACCTGTGGCGAGTGGTGTTTATTTCTATACGCTCAAAGCAGGCGATTTTGCCGCAACGCGGAAGATGTTGATACAGAAATAG
- a CDS encoding T9SS type A sorting domain-containing protein: protein MKKAVFSIFSVLLLLLVFSSQETQAQKVLDTHFLGPSYIVESVAFSPDGKTLASGCGDGTIWLWDTKTGAYLDVWQRSSDAVHSVAFSPNGKLLASGCGDGTIDLWDVKTGDILRSLSRRESDVFSVAFSPDGQVIAGGCRDGTIDLWDVKTGDIQQILTGQHVYPVRSVAFSPDGKMLASTSSSRTDFTYSYGRTLSWDPKTGVLLNTYGGSSLGVAFWSDGKVLVLATLRGPYDATTGERLDAWPLAWPLGGSNITTSGGGSSLAFSPDGKTMVVRESYRRIGVFTDDIAHALTPEWGVGSFLSFAFSPDGKTLAIGGGGNRRNGKIHLFDANTGEFQQSIEGHTRTIEQLVFSPDGKKLISSGGVNDWTIRVWDAQTGAHLKLLYPFAGGYKLALSPDGQRLASLWRRSQSINVFDANTGEPLYELWGHGGDVRSIAFAPAGQTLASASRDETIRFWDAQTGAHTNTLAGHTSSVESLAFSPDGQTLVSGDADGTIRLWNATTGARLGTLTEETAGFHNLVYSPDGQVLASARDDDTIQLLNPTTGEDKNTLSGHEGHIYSIAFSPDSKVLASASADATIGVWDVETGTRLQTLQQGGSVFQSIAFSPDGKTLASGTYGSIALWALPEILKQIQRGPKDVNSDGIVNILDLVFVASRFGQIAAEEDMPADVNGDGIVNILDLVRVAGAFDVGGAAPSLHPQARTHLTAGNVQQWLLEAAQLPLTDPISQRGIRTLYALLTALTPKETALLANYPNPFNPETWIPYQLTISADVTLTIHDIQGRVVRTLDLGHQRAGTYHTQNRAAYWDGKNTVGEPVASGVYFYTLTAGEFTATRKLLIRK from the coding sequence ATGAAAAAAGCAGTGTTTTCTATTTTTTCGGTGCTACTGCTGCTACTGGTGTTTTCTTCACAGGAGACGCAGGCACAGAAAGTGTTGGATACCCACTTTTTGGGCCCAAGTTATATAGTCGAAAGCGTGGCGTTCTCTCCCGATGGCAAGACGCTCGCCAGTGGGTGCGGGGATGGCACGATCTGGTTATGGGATACGAAAACCGGCGCATACCTCGACGTTTGGCAGAGGTCTTCTGATGCCGTCCATAGCGTGGCGTTCTCTCCCAATGGTAAGCTACTCGCCAGTGGGTGCGGGGACGGCACCATCGACCTATGGGACGTAAAGACGGGCGACATCCTGCGATCTCTGTCAAGGCGTGAGTCTGATGTCTTTAGTGTGGCGTTTTCGCCCGATGGACAGGTGATAGCAGGCGGTTGTCGGGATGGCACTATCGACCTATGGGACGTAAAGACGGGCGACATCCAGCAAATCCTCACGGGGCAGCATGTGTACCCTGTTCGGAGCGTCGCGTTTTCGCCCGATGGCAAGATGCTGGCAAGTACATCCTCCTCAAGAACAGACTTTACCTACTCATATGGTAGGACGCTTTCGTGGGACCCGAAAACGGGGGTCCTTCTGAACACTTACGGTGGTTCGTCTCTGGGTGTCGCGTTTTGGTCGGATGGAAAGGTGCTGGTGCTGGCTACGCTGAGAGGCCCCTATGACGCAACGACCGGCGAACGCCTGGATGCCTGGCCACTTGCCTGGCCACTTGGTGGCAGCAACATCACAACGTCAGGTGGTGGCAGTAGCCTCGCGTTTTCACCCGATGGCAAGACGATGGTAGTAAGAGAGTCGTACAGAAGAATCGGTGTATTCACGGACGACATCGCGCACGCCCTTACACCTGAATGGGGTGTCGGTTCTTTTCTGAGTTTCGCGTTTTCACCCGATGGCAAGACGCTGGCGATTGGTGGGGGAGGTAATAGACGTAACGGGAAGATCCACTTATTTGACGCAAACACGGGTGAGTTCCAGCAATCCATTGAAGGACATACGCGAACCATTGAGCAACTCGTGTTTTCGCCCGATGGCAAGAAACTCATCAGTAGCGGCGGGGTTAATGACTGGACAATCCGCGTCTGGGACGCACAGACGGGCGCACACCTGAAATTACTCTATCCGTTTGCGGGCGGCTATAAATTGGCACTTTCACCCGATGGACAGAGGCTCGCAAGCCTATGGCGTCGGTCTCAGTCCATCAATGTATTTGACGCAAACACGGGTGAACCACTCTATGAACTTTGGGGGCATGGGGGTGATGTCAGGAGCATCGCGTTCGCGCCGGCGGGTCAGACGCTGGCAAGCGCAAGCCGCGACGAGACGATCCGGTTCTGGGACGCACAGACAGGGGCACACACAAACACGCTCGCCGGACATACAAGTTCCGTCGAGAGCCTCGCCTTTTCACCCGATGGTCAGACGCTGGTGAGTGGCGATGCCGACGGTACGATCCGTTTGTGGAATGCAACGACGGGTGCAAGGTTGGGAACCCTCACCGAGGAGACAGCAGGTTTCCACAACCTTGTGTATAGTCCCGATGGACAGGTGCTCGCGAGTGCGAGGGATGACGACACCATCCAATTATTAAACCCCACGACAGGTGAAGACAAAAACACGCTTTCGGGACATGAGGGGCACATCTATAGCATCGCATTTTCACCCGATAGCAAAGTGCTGGCGAGTGCAAGTGCCGACGCGACGATCGGCGTATGGGATGTCGAGACAGGCACACGGCTGCAGACACTCCAGCAGGGGGGTAGCGTCTTTCAGAGCATCGCCTTTTCACCCGATGGCAAGACACTCGCCAGTGGGACCTACGGATCCATCGCTTTATGGGCGTTACCAGAGATACTTAAACAGATACAGCGCGGTCCTAAAGATGTCAACAGCGATGGCATCGTGAACATCTTGGATTTGGTCTTCGTCGCCTCACGTTTCGGGCAGATCGCTGCTGAAGAAGATATGCCAGCAGATGTCAACGGCGATGGCATCGTGAACATCCTTGACCTTGTAAGGGTCGCAGGGGCTTTTGATGTCGGGGGTGCCGCACCATCTCTACATCCACAGGCACGCACACACCTCACGGCAGGGAACGTGCAACAGTGGCTCCTTGAGGCAGCGCAACTCCCGCTCACAGATCCGATCTCACAAAGAGGGATTCGCACCCTTTACGCACTCCTAACAGCCTTGACACCCAAAGAAACCGCACTTTTGGCAAACTATCCCAATCCATTCAATCCAGAGACCT